In Selenihalanaerobacter shriftii, the genomic window ATGTCAGGCTCTAACTCTATATTAGGATTGATTTCTGTAATATCTACTGTAACAGTAAATGGAATCTGTTCAGTTGTTGTTATTTCATCACCATTAGTTGCATAGGTAATTTCTTTAATAATAGTACCGTTTACAGTAACTTGATCATCTTCACCTGCAAAATCTAACTCAAATGTGACATCTTCAATTGTAGCTGCAATATCGATTATTTCAGTAGCAGCTGGAGTTAAATCAATGGTATTCTGTAATTCTGGAAATGCTACCCCCTCTGCTAATACTTGTTGAGTAATAACTTCTATAGTCTCAGTTGTGACCATACCTGCAGCTTCTCCAGTACCTATTACATCTGTAACTACTTCTAACTGTCTACTGGTTCCGGCAGTAACTGTTGCTTCTACAGTAACAGCTTGAAATAATGTGCAACCGTCGTCTCTTAACTGAAAGCTAATATTTTCAACAACAGCATCTGCTTCTATATCATCAGTAGGGTCTACATCTGGGAATGGTACTATTACTTGAAAACCTACTTCTTCAGTTAAATTTCTAGTCATACTACCATCAAAATACTGAACTTGTTTCTCTACTATACCTTCTACTAGAAATTCACCATCTATATTTGCAAAGTTTAAAGTTTCAGGAATTACTTCACCAGTAACTGAATTTACTACCTCAGCATCTGGGCATAATTCAATCTCCTGTTCAACTAACACTTGTTCAGAAGCTGATTCACCAGTGATTTCTTTAATTAATACTCTATCAACCTCCACTCCTGCGACAGGTGGTTGTGGTGGTGTTGGCGGTGACGGCGGTTGTACTATTATTTGTTTAGTACCTTCACTAATTACTTGCCTAGTTTTGATTAATGGTCCATCTCCATCGGTAGCCACACTAACTTGTTCTTCCTCAGTTACAGTAACTATTAATCTAACAACCACCTTTTCATGTACAGTTGTCTGATCATCCATTAATTCTACTTGGGCAAGTTCTACTTCAGTTTCTACAGTAGCATCCATACCTGGTTGTGCTCCTGGAACATCTACAAAAGTGCTAAATGGTACTTCTTCTGCTTGATGATGCTCTACCCCATCATCTAAACCTACAAAGAAGATCTGCTTATCAATCACCCCTTGTATGATTACTTTATCAGGAATTACAGTAATATCTAAATCTTGTAATACAGTATCTACTTGCGAAACCTTTAGAGCAGGTAGATTTAAAGTAACGTCTCTAACATCCATTGTCTGAGTTTCATTAGTATTAATGATTCTATCTAGCTTTAATAAGAAACCTTCCGGCTCCGAAGCTACATTAATTTGTTGAGTTTCTGTAGCCTTAACAAAGAATTCTATTATTACATCCTGAGATAGTATTGTTCCATCAGGACTTAAGCTTCGCTGAACATCTTCAATTGTTGGGTGAACCTGGACATTTGAATCCTCAGTCACTCCTGGGATATCAACGAAAGTACTAAAATCTATATTTTCAGCTTGGTGATAATTAACATCATCTTGACCAACAAAGAATATCTGTTTATGAAGTGTTCCTTGAATAATTACCTTATCTTGAATCACTTCAGTCTGTAAATCTCTAATTTCAGCAGCTACCTCTGTAATTTTTTGTGCTGGAATTTGAAGTTCAAAATCGTTGGAAACTATTTCTTGTGTTGTTCCCTCACCAATTACTGTTTCTAATACATATGGACCTAAGTTTCCTTCTTCTAACTGTATCTGAATGAAGTCTGTTATCTTTACAAAGACTTCTAAAACAACTTTTTGATGCAGTTCTGTACCGTCTGCTGAAAGTTCAAAGCTAATGTGTTCAATCATAGTATGAATCTGTGCTTCCATTCCTGGCTCAGCCCCAGGTACATCTATAAAAGTACTGAAGTTTAAATCTTCTGCTCGATGATATACTACATCATCAACTCCTACAAAAAATATCTGTTTATGAATTACACCTTGAATAATTATTTTATCTTCGATTACCTCATAGGTTACATCTCGTACTTCAGCATCAATATTTCTAATCTTTTGAGCTGGTACTGGTAAATCAATCTGTTGAACAGTAGCTCTTTTTACTTTATGGCTATTATCAATTGCCATTAAAATCCCTCCTTTACTTATATTTTAAATTCATTTTATTCAATTTTAGATAGAATGTATCTTTCATTCTCAGATGGGTAAATCTCGATTCTAGAGTTAAATGCAGGTGCTAAATAAACAGCACCTGCCACCTAAATTAATGATGGTTCTATTCTGATAGGTACTCTAACAATCTCTTCCTGAGAATCTGAATACACCGTCTCGTCCGTTAACAAAGACATCCATTTGCTCCCAACGAGACACTTTAACTAATATCCTAGCTAAGGCTTTTACATGTACTGTGTCAAATAAACCATCACAATCCATATCCATTGGAGTAGCATCAGCATCTAATTCTAAAATATAATTCTGAATATCTAAAGTAGTATCTTCAGCATCCTGTACAGGTACTCTTACTTGACCATTAATCTTAATACCAGGTACTATACCTCCAATTTCTACCTCCTCTTCAAATGGAAGTGCAACAGTTGCATGATACATTACTCCATCTGAACCTTTAAAGATTATATTAACAATAAGATCTCCCTGCTTAACTACCTTATTTCTGAAGATATGCTCAGTAACATTATCTACTTCT contains:
- a CDS encoding DUF3794 domain-containing protein, translating into MAIDNSHKVKRATVQQIDLPVPAQKIRNIDAEVRDVTYEVIEDKIIIQGVIHKQIFFVGVDDVVYHRAEDLNFSTFIDVPGAEPGMEAQIHTMIEHISFELSADGTELHQKVVLEVFVKITDFIQIQLEEGNLGPYVLETVIGEGTTQEIVSNDFELQIPAQKITEVAAEIRDLQTEVIQDKVIIQGTLHKQIFFVGQDDVNYHQAENIDFSTFVDIPGVTEDSNVQVHPTIEDVQRSLSPDGTILSQDVIIEFFVKATETQQINVASEPEGFLLKLDRIINTNETQTMDVRDVTLNLPALKVSQVDTVLQDLDITVIPDKVIIQGVIDKQIFFVGLDDGVEHHQAEEVPFSTFVDVPGAQPGMDATVETEVELAQVELMDDQTTVHEKVVVRLIVTVTEEEQVSVATDGDGPLIKTRQVISEGTKQIIVQPPSPPTPPQPPVAGVEVDRVLIKEITGESASEQVLVEQEIELCPDAEVVNSVTGEVIPETLNFANIDGEFLVEGIVEKQVQYFDGSMTRNLTEEVGFQVIVPFPDVDPTDDIEADAVVENISFQLRDDGCTLFQAVTVEATVTAGTSRQLEVVTDVIGTGEAAGMVTTETIEVITQQVLAEGVAFPELQNTIDLTPAATEIIDIAATIEDVTFELDFAGEDDQVTVNGTIIKEITYATNGDEITTTEQIPFTVTVDITEINPNIELEPDMDLNIQVHPRVDDISFVLNETGDQLTQTIVLEVFVKVTETVELTVVTDVIGGEQFIDEIITEEVILDVVGDGQGPIPVEVVIDVI
- a CDS encoding DUF3794 domain-containing protein; the encoded protein is MYTSHLKNLRVIGEEIMQIVEGARVDLTAVTPGNVEAVAIADVLLEVDNVTEHIFRNKVVKQGDLIVNIIFKGSDGVMYHATVALPFEEEVEIGGIVPGIKINGQVRVPVQDAEDTTLDIQNYILELDADATPMDMDCDGLFDTVHVKALARILVKVSRWEQMDVFVNGRDGVFRFSGRDC